Proteins found in one Saccharomyces mikatae IFO 1815 strain IFO1815 genome assembly, chromosome: 3 genomic segment:
- the YCP4 gene encoding flavodoxin-like fold family protein (similar to Saccharomyces cerevisiae YCP4 (YCR004C); ancestral locus Anc_1.421), translating to MVKVAIITYSTYGHIDVLAQAVKKGVEAAGGKADIYRVEETLPDEVLAEMNAPQKPEDIPVATEKTLLEYDAFLFGVPTRFGSLPAQWSAFWDKTGGLWAKGSLNGKAAGIFVSTSTYGGGQESTVKSCLSYLAHHGIIFLPLGYKNSFAELASIEEVHGGSPWGAGTLAGPDGSRSSSALELRIAEIQGKTFYETAKKLFPVKEVKSTTEKKATAPDAAKRQTKPAATAATTEKKEEKGLLSCCTVM from the coding sequence ATGGTAAAGGTAGCAATAATTACTTACTCCACCTATGGGCACATAGATGTTCTGGCGCAAGCTGTTAAGAAAGGTGTAGAAGCAGCTGGTGGTAAAGCAGATATATACAGGGTTGAGGAAACTTTACCTGATGAAGTACTTGCCGAAATGAATGCACCACAAAAACCGGAGGACATTCCTGTTGCTACTGAAAAGACATTGCTCGAGTACGATGCCTTTTTGTTCGGTGTTCCAACTAGGTTTGGTAGCTTGCCAGCCCAATGGTCCGCCTTTTGGGATAAAACCGGTGGATTATGGGCAAAGGGCTCTTTAAATGGTAAGGCTGCAGGCATATTTGTGAGCACTTCCACTTATGGTGGTGGTCAGGAAAGCACTGTTAAATCTTGTTTGTCTTACTTAGCTCATCATGGAATTATCTTCTTACCACTGGGTTACAAGAATTCCTTCGCTGAGTTAGCGAGCATAGAGGAAGTGCATGGTGGTTCTCCATGGGGTGCTGGTACTCTTGCAGGCCCTGATGGTTCAAGAAGTTCTTCTGCTCTTGAACTAAGAATTGCTGAAATTCAGGGTAAAACATTCTATGAAACTGCTAAAAAACTCTTCCCTGTGAAAGAAGTCAAATCGACCACTGAAAAGAAGGCTACTGCGCCTGATGCTGCTAAGAGACAAACCAAACCTGCTGCTACGGCTGCAACTacagaaaagaaggaagaaaaagggtTGTTATCATGTTGCACTGTCATGTAA
- the CIT2 gene encoding citrate (Si)-synthase CIT2 (similar to Saccharomyces cerevisiae CIT2 (YCR005C) and CIT1 (YNR001C); ancestral locus Anc_1.422) translates to MTVPYLNSSRNVTSYLQTHSHQEKTLKERFSEIYPIHAQDVRQFVKEHGKTKISDVLLEQVYGGMRGIPGSVWEGSVLDPEEGIRFRGRTIADIQKDLPKAKGSSQPLPEALFWLLLTGEVPTQAQVENLSADLMSRSELPSHVVQLLDNLPKDLHPMAQFSIAVTALESESKFAKAYAQGISKQDYWSYTFEDSLDLLGKLPVIAAKIYRNVFKDGKMGEVDPNSDCAKNLVNLIGSKDEDFVDLMRLYLTIHSDHEGGNVSAHTSHLVGSALSSPYLSLASGLNGLAGPLHGRANQEVLEWLFSLKEEVDDDYSKETIEKYLWDTLNAGRVIPGYGHAVLRKTDPRYMAQREFALEHFPDYELFKLVSSIYEVAPRVLTEHGKTKNPWPNVDAHSGVLLQYYGLKESSFYTVLFGVSRAFGILAQLITDRAIGASIERPKSYSTEKYKELVKNIESKL, encoded by the coding sequence atgactGTTCCTTATCTGAATTCAAGCAGAAATGTCACATCTTACTTACAAACACATTCACATCAAGAAAAGactttaaaagaaagatttagCGAAATCTACCCTATTCATGCTCAAGACGTAAGGCAATTCGTGAAAGAGCATGGAAAGACAAAAATCAGCGATGTTCTATTAGAGCAAGTATATGGTGGTATGAGAGGTATTCCGGGAAGTGTATGGGAAGGTTCCGTCTTGGACCCAGAAGAAGGTATTCGCTTCAGAGGCCGTACTATTGCTGATATTCAAAAGGACTTGCCAAAGGCGAAGGGAAGCTCACAACCATTACCAGAAGCTCTATTTTGGCTATTGTTAACCGGCGAAGTTCCAACTCAAGCGCAAGTGGAGAATCTATCAGCTGACTTGATGTCGAGGTCCGAATTACCTAGTCATGTTGTTCAGCTTTTAGACAATTTGCCAAAGGATCTACATCCAATGGCTCAATTTTCGATCGCTGTAACTGCTCTAGAAAGCGAATCCAAGTTTGCCAAGGCTTATGCCCAAGGAATATCCAAGCAGGACTATTGGAGTTACACTTTTGAAGACTCACTAGATTTGCTGGGGAAATTGCCAGTTATTGCAGCTAAGATTTATCGTAATGTCTTCAAGGATGGTAAAATGGGCGAAGTAGACCCAAATTCCGACTGTGCCAAGAATCTAGTCAACCTAATTGGTTCGAAAGACGAAGATTTCGTAGACTTGATGAGACTTTATTTGACTATACATTCAGATCACGAAGGTGGTAATGTGTCTGCTCATACATCTCATCTCGTCGGTTCTGCATTATCATCACCTTATTTATCCCTTGCATCAGGGTTGAACGGGTTGGCTGGTCCACTACATGGGCGTGCTAATCAAGAAGTGCTAGAATGGTTATTTTCACTTAAAGAGGAAGTAGATGATGACTACTCTAAAGAAACAATCGAGAAATATCTATGGGATACTTTAAATGCAGGAAGAGTAATTCCTGGCTATGGACACGCTGTGTTGAGGAAGACTGATCCACGTTACATGGCTCAACGTGAATTTGCTTTGGAGCATTTTCCAGACTATGAATTATTCAAGTTGGTCTCATCAATATATGAAGTAGCTCCACGCGTATTAACCGAGCACGGAAAGACCAAAAATCCATGGCCAAATGTGGACGCTCACTCCGGTGTTCTATTACAATATTACGGTTTAAAAGAGTCTTCATTCTATACTGTTTTATTCGGTGTTTCAAGAGCGTTTGGTATTCTTGCTCAGTTGATTACTGATAGAGCCATCGGAGCTTCCATTGAAAGGCCCAAGTCTTACTCTACTGAGAAATACAAGGAATTGGTCAAGAACATTGAAAGCAAACTATAA
- the DFP3 gene encoding DUP240 family protein, whose product MQPHLASNTVSNDVKLDTLGEPNASLIADNVTLPKDFFSSYLNYLLYEMAHYKPISFSFVLILVSVLIIVLFHNVPACNVVFGLTIFITIMVLIIALSIFSMDISEEGFKIKLLLEVITRKPEVEGKEWRIITHNMNQYLFDNGLWNTQSFFYCEEKCYKLFRSLVRGKDPNAYVNSSTDGAENIQSETPANEVSNGVAKLYGFNSDPILEAYFIKAAEAEKEAQRRYWKKQYPDADVP is encoded by the coding sequence ATGCAGCCTCATTTAGCAAGCAACACTGTCAGTAACGATGTTAAGTTGGACACGTTGGGTGAACCCAATGCTTCATTAATCGCAGATAATGTCACTCTACCGAAAGACTTCTTTAGCTCATATCTGAACTATTTGCTATACGAGATGGCACACTACAAACCGATTTCTTTTAGCTTCGTTTTAATTTTGGTTTCGGTTCTAATAATTGTGCTTTTTCATAATGTCCCAGCTTGCAATGTCGTTTTTGGTTTAACGATTttcatcactatcatgGTTCTAATAATCGCACTATCTATATTTAGTATGGATATTTCGGAAGAAGGTTTTAAGATTAAGCTTTTGTTGGAGGTTATCACACGTAAGCCAGAGGTTGAGGGAAAAGAATGGAGAATTATTACACATAATATGAATCAATATTTGTTTGATAATGGTTTATGGAATACACAgtcctttttttattgtgaAGAAAAGTGCTATAAATTATTCAGATCCCTTGTGAGAGGAAAAGATCCGAATGCATATGTAAATTCATCGACCGACGGCGCTGAGAATATACAGTCGGAAACACCAGCCAATGAGGTTTCGAATGGGGTAGCAAAACTTTACGGCTTTAATTCTGACCCGATTTTAGAAGCTTACTTTATCAAAGCAGCAGAAGCCGAGAAAGAAGCACAACGTAGATATtggaaaaaacaatatcCAGATGCTGATGTACCTTAG